In Vanacampus margaritifer isolate UIUO_Vmar chromosome 9, RoL_Vmar_1.0, whole genome shotgun sequence, the following proteins share a genomic window:
- the dennd4b gene encoding DENN domain-containing protein 4B isoform X4, which produces MTEDKCPQLVDYFVVAGLDPAGPWRPLDEEARTAASTPPAGRGAEPVTDLVVIARGLGEEVPQGFTCIDKSLGGHSAELSAGLINNPRLYLCYRRGRDKPPILDLGVLYEGKEQPKAGWYVIETTPYSRSASLSSGAGPATHRVFLTYRRAADAQGLHSLGVTDIGVLLPGKGEAAPHTFSRVDKNLNTGMWGPAVFVCYKRAVAKANALVYEAGLLSRYPPHDQDAFALPESVPVFCLPMGVALESWPADAKYRMPVFSTFVLTSASGDKVYGAAIQFYEAFPREVLSERQNVRLGLLSVLDRRPVPQRSLQAKKSICVLSHWPFFDVFQKFLTFVYRYSVSGPHVLPLEKHISSFMHNVPFPSPQRPRILVQLSPYDNLLLCQPVSSPLPLSGASFLKLLQNLGPSNACTLLLAVLTEHKVLLHSLRPDVLTAVAEALVSMTFPLRWLCPYIPLCPLQMSEVLLAPVPFIVGVHSSYFDLYRPPADVFCVDLDTNTLFQSDEKKPLSWRSLPRKAGKTLFGTLGNLHKTLEQICCPGQEEATLEFLLTDFDQMYRRQKQLEADIQEAFLRFMSVLLRGYRAFLTPITQPPSDTATDCGSLFNLQGFLKSRERTQQKFFSQLTRTQMFTQFIEECSFVSDRHACLEFFDECVQKVRPSLAGASDASERSLANARWRPLADGRLCRQVDVDKPEDVRLADVDESHCGERTVFIMPPEQPTQDDGSECPARYSYDTFPTLRAELFDRPLDQLRVPAKGSAPSSPAPRRTKQELKVAQRRALTCCGSSDMWCKCLLGHMYGLWFIYLPTFVRAQSAKVPALHAAYDVLKHMEGRKVLLPDEVCYRILMQLCGLYGQPVLAVRVLLEMKKAGVTPNTITYGYYNKAVLESKWPSTNRGGRLLWAKLRNVLLAVALFRQPIKMRAVMEEEEERRPRPRLPLIRQASWSGLSQSSSRESLTGSFGKSSSLSSVRTPAQSANATNDRKWSRRDGVFRKPPLVPPAAPPGGVLVRRSDICLSSFYADAAENDNEDAGGWQAAASSGRGASACEASSVDENDNKVSPPGRGLAGRLQQLLTPTRHRAAVRRAASVDERRAGAGGRGPAATSARRVSEQRRSRKSQVAETLLKAKERLANAASESSLSLGSDAEPADTPRALRHSWDANQDAAGIEVLMSSCSRCRSCGCLVYDEEIMAGWTPDDSNLNSRCPFCAATFVPFLNAHICDLRPLGSHGEGETAARPPDEHPPLARCNGVGDDSAPESGATAVAVAYVSPLVLRKELESLLDHEGEAVLGQPQFLESHCIIFWNLLWFFQRLGLPSHLLRLVRVLVKPAQSEGACLRVRLLWDTLTPDPDSWPPLYVLWRLHSGVPVRGSRWRRHNHPFTLAFLEEVLRCVGMNEVHKAVALFLSTVDEARRHASAAPPLRRSVYRELLFLTLAAMGQDHAAAFDKKYKTAYSRLSGVMGKEELREKRAQPPGAKALDCRRSLQPLLQC; this is translated from the exons atgaCGGAGGACAAATGCCCGCAGCTGGTGGACTACTTCGTGGTGGCGGGTCTGGACCCGGCGGGACCCTGGCGACCTCTGGACGAGGAGGCCAGGACCGCCGCCTCCACGCCGCCGGCGGGCCGTGGGGCGGAGCCGGTGACGGACCTGGTGGTCATCGCCCGCGGCTTGGGCGAGGAGGTGCCGCAGGGCTTCACGTGCATCGACAAGTCGCTGGGCGGCCACTCGGCCGAGCTGAGCGCTGGCCTCATCAACAACCCGCGCCTGTACCTCTGCTACAGGAGGGGCCGCGACAAGCCCCCCATTCTTGACCTCGG ggtGTTGTACGAGGGCAAGGAGCAGCCCAAGGCGGGCTGGTACGTGATCGAGACCACGCCCTACAGCCGCTCGGCCAGCCTGAGCTCGGGCGCCGGCCCGGCCACGCATCGCGTCTTCCTGACGTATCGGCGAGCCGCCGACGCGCAAGGCCTGCACTCGCTGGGCGTGACCGACATCGGCGTGCTGCTGCCCGGGAAGGGCGAGGCGGCGCCGCACACCTTCAGCCGCGTGGACAAGAACCTCAACACGGGCATG TGGGGTCCCGCCGTCTTCGTGTGCTACAAGCGAGCGGTGGCCAAAGCCAACGCGCTGGTCTACGAGGCGG GTCTGCTTAGCCGCTACCCGCCGCACGACCAGGACGCCTTCGCGCTGCCCGAGTCGGTGCCCGTCTTCTGCCTGCCGATGGGCGTGGCGCTGGAGAGCTGGCCCGCCGACGCCAAGTACCGCATGCCCGTCTTCTCCACCTTCGTGCTCACCTCGGCCAGCGGCGACAAG GTGTACGGCGCCGCCATCCAGTTCTACGAGGCCTTCCCCAGGGAGGTCCTGTCGGAGCGTCAGAACGTGCGTCTGGGCCTGCTCAGCGTGCTGGACCGCCGGCCCGTCCCGCAGCGCAGCCTGCAGGCCAAGAAGAGTATCTGCGTGCTCTCGCACTGGCCCTTCTTCGACGTCTTCCAGAAGTTTCTCACCTTCGTCTACCGATACTCCGTCTCCGGGCCCCACGTGCTGCCCCTCGAGAA GCACATCTCCAGCTTCATGCACAACGTTCCCTTCCCGTCCCCGCAGCGACCTCGCATCCTGGTTCAG CTGTCGCCGTATGACAACCTCCTCCTGTGCCAGCCCGTCTCCTCGCCGCTGCCCCTCAG CGGCGCCAGCTTCCTGAAGCTCCTGCAGAATCTGGGCCCGAGCAACGCCTGCACGCTGCTGCTGGCCGTGCTGACGGAGCACAAAGTCCTGCTGCACTCGCTGCGGCCCGACGTCCTGACGGCCGTCGCCGAGGCGCTGGTCTCC ATGACCTTCCCGCTGCGCTGGCTGTGCCCGTACATCCCGCTGTGCCCGCTCCAGATGTCGGAAGTGCTGCTGGCGCCGGTGCCCTTCATCGTGGGCGTGCACTCCAGCTACTTTGACCTGTACCGCCCCCCCGCCGACGTCTTCTGCGTGGACCTGGACACCAACACCCTCTTCCA GTCGGACGAGAAGAAGCCGTTGTCGTGGCGATCGTTACCCAGGAAAGCCGGCAAGACTCTCTTCGGCACCCTGGGCAACCTGCACAAGACCCTGGAGCAGA TCTGCTGCCCGGGTCAGGAGGAGGCCACGCTGGAGTTCCTGCTGACGGACTTCGACCAGATGTACCGGCGGCAGAAGCAGCTGGAGGCCGACATCCAGGAAGCCTTCCTGCGCTTCATGAGCGTCTTGCTGCGGGGCTACCGCGCCTTCCTCACGCCCATCACGCAGCCGCCCTCCGACACCGCCACCGACTGCGGTTCCCTCTTCAACCTGCAGG gCTTCCTGAAGTCCCGCGAGCGCACCCAGCAGAAGTTCTTCAGTCAGCTGACGCGCACGCAGATGTTCACGCAGTTCATCGAGGAGTGCTCCTTCGTCAGCGACCGCCACGCCTGCCTGGAGTTCTTCGACGAGTGCGTCCAGAAGGTCCGTCCGAGCCTCGCCGGCGCAAGCGACGCAAGCGAACGCTCGCTGGCGAACGCTCGCTGGCGGCCGCTCGCTGACGGCCGCCTGTGCCGGCAGGTGGACGTGGACAAGCCGGAGGACGTCCGTCTGGCGGACGTGGACGAGAGCCACTGCGGCGAGCGCACCGTCTTCATCATGCCGCCCGAGCAGCCCACGCAAGACGACGGCTCCGAGTGCCCCGCCCGCTACAG CTATGACACCTTCCCCACCTTGAGGGCGGAGCTCTTTGACCGGCCACTCGACCAACTGCGCGTCCCCGCCAAGGGCAGTGCGCCCAGTAGCCCCGCCCCCAGGCGCACCAAACAG GAGCTGAAGGTGGCGCAGCGCCGCGCGCTGACGTGCTGCGGCTCGTCCGACATGTGGTGCAAGTGCCTGCTGGGTCACATGTACGGCCTGTGGTTCATCTACTTGCCCACCTTCGTGCGCGCGCAGAGCGCCAAGGTGCCCGCCCTCCACGCCGCCTACGACGTCCTCAAGCACATGGAGGGCAGGAAGGTGCTGCTGCCCGACGAG GTGTGTTACAGGATCCTGATGCAGTTGTGCGGGCTGTACGGTCAGCCGGTGCTTGCCGTGCGCGTCCTCCTCGAGATGAAGAAGGCGGGCGTCACGCCCAACACCATCACGTACGGCTACTACAACAAG GCGGTCCTGGAGAGCAAATGGCCGTCCACCAATCGGGGCGGGCGCCTGCTCTGGGCCAAGTTGCGCAACGTGCTGCTGGCCGTCGCCCTCTTCAGGCAGCCCATCAAAATGCGAG ctgtcatggaggaggaggaggagcgcagGCCCCGCCCCCGCCTGCCTCTGATTCGTCAGGCCAGCTGGAGCGGCCTGAGCCAAAGCTCCAGCCGCGAATCTCTGACGGGATCCTTCGGCAAGAGCAGCAGCCTCAGCAGCGTCAGAACGCCGGCGCAGT CGGCAAACGCAACAAACGACAGGAAGTGGAGCCGCCGTGACGGCGTGTTCAGGAAGCCCCCCCTGGTGCCGCCCGCAGCGCCCCCCGGTGGCGTCCTGGTGCGTCGCAGCGACATCTGTTTGTCCAGCTTCTACGCCGACGCCGCCGAAAACGACAACGAGGACGCCGGCGGCTGGCAGGCGGCGGCCAGCTCGGGAAG AGGGGCGAGCGCGTGCGAGGCGTCGTCGGTGGACGAGAACGACAACAAGGTGTCGCCGCCCGGCCGAGGCCTGGCGGGACGACTGCAGCAGCTGCTGACGCCCACGCGGCACCGGGCGGCCGTCCGACGCGCCGCCAGCGTGGACGAGCGGCGGGCCGGCGCGGGAGGGCGAGGGCCCGCCGCAACTTCGGCCCGCCGAGTTTCCGAGCAGCGCCGGTCCAGGAAGTCGCAGGTGGCGGAAACGCTGCTGAAGGCCAAAGAGCGTCTGGCCAACGCCGCCTCGGAG AGCTCGCTGTCGCTGGGCAGCGACGCCGAGCCGGCGGACACGCCTCGAGCGCTGCGCCACTCGTGGGACGCCAATCAAGACGCGGCGGGGATCGAG GTTTTGATGTCGAGCTGCTCGCGGTGCCGCTCGTGCGGCTGCCTGGTGTACGACGAGGAGATCATGGCGGGATGGACGCCCGACGACTCCAACCTCAACTCCCGCTGCCCCTTTTGCGCCGCCACCTTCGTCCCCTTCCTCAACGCCCACATCTGCGACCTCCGACCCCTCGGCAG CCACGGCGAGGGCGAGACCGCCGCCCGGCCTCCCGACGAACATCCGCCCTTGGCGCGCTGCAACGGCGTGGGTGACGACTCCGCCCCCGAGAGCGGCGCGACGGCG GTGGCGGTGGCGTACGTGAGTCCGCTGGTGCTGCGGAAGGAGCTGGAAAGCCTCCTGGACCACGAGGGCGAGGCGGTGCTGGGCCAGCCGCAGTTCCTGGAGAGCCACTGCATCATCTTCTGGAACCTTCTGTGGTTCTTCCAGCGGCTCGGCCTGCCCAGCCACCTGCTGCGGCTCGTGCGAGTCCTCGTCAAGCCCGCGCAG tcggAGGGCGCGTGTCTCCGTGTGAGGCTCCTGTGGGACACCTTGACCCCCGACCCCGACTCGTGGCCCCCCCTCTACGTGCTGTGGCGTCTTCACA gCGGCGTGCCGGTGCGCGGCTCCCGCTGGCGGCGCCACAACCACCCCTTCACGCTGGCCTTCCTGGAGGAGGTCCTGCGTTGCGTCGGCATGAACGAGGTCCACAAGGCCGTCGCGCTCTTCCTCAGCACCGTCGACGAGGCGCGGCGGCACGCTTCTGCCGCGCCGCCGCTccgcag GAGCGTGTACCGAGAGTTGCTGTTCCTGACGCTGGCAGCCATGGGTCAAGATCACGCCG CCGCTTTCGACAAGAAGTACAAGACGGCGTACTCGCGCCTCAGCGGCGTCATGGGCAAAGAAGAGCTGCGCGAGAAGCGAGCGCAGCCTCCCGGCGCCAAAGCCCTGGACTGCAGACGCAGCTTGCAGCCGCTGCTCCAGTGCTGA
- the dennd4b gene encoding DENN domain-containing protein 4B isoform X1 produces MTEDKCPQLVDYFVVAGLDPAGPWRPLDEEARTAASTPPAGRGAEPVTDLVVIARGLGEEVPQGFTCIDKSLGGHSAELSAGLINNPRLYLCYRRGRDKPPILDLGVLYEGKEQPKAGWYVIETTPYSRSASLSSGAGPATHRVFLTYRRAADAQGLHSLGVTDIGVLLPGKGEAAPHTFSRVDKNLNTGMWGPAVFVCYKRAVAKANALVYEAGLLSRYPPHDQDAFALPESVPVFCLPMGVALESWPADAKYRMPVFSTFVLTSASGDKVYGAAIQFYEAFPREVLSERQNVRLGLLSVLDRRPVPQRSLQAKKSICVLSHWPFFDVFQKFLTFVYRYSVSGPHVLPLEKHISSFMHNVPFPSPQRPRILVQLSPYDNLLLCQPVSSPLPLSGASFLKLLQNLGPSNACTLLLAVLTEHKVLLHSLRPDVLTAVAEALVSVRNAGSERRQRAPAASATASAGHSFFLFLSFVVVGVQMTFPLRWLCPYIPLCPLQMSEVLLAPVPFIVGVHSSYFDLYRPPADVFCVDLDTNTLFQSDEKKPLSWRSLPRKAGKTLFGTLGNLHKTLEQICCPGQEEATLEFLLTDFDQMYRRQKQLEADIQEAFLRFMSVLLRGYRAFLTPITQPPSDTATDCGSLFNLQGFLKSRERTQQKFFSQLTRTQMFTQFIEECSFVSDRHACLEFFDECVQKVRPSLAGASDASERSLANARWRPLADGRLCRQVDVDKPEDVRLADVDESHCGERTVFIMPPEQPTQDDGSECPARYSYDTFPTLRAELFDRPLDQLRVPAKGSAPSSPAPRRTKQELKVAQRRALTCCGSSDMWCKCLLGHMYGLWFIYLPTFVRAQSAKVPALHAAYDVLKHMEGRKVLLPDEVCYRILMQLCGLYGQPVLAVRVLLEMKKAGVTPNTITYGYYNKAVLESKWPSTNRGGRLLWAKLRNVLLAVALFRQPIKMRAVMEEEEERRPRPRLPLIRQASWSGLSQSSSRESLTGSFGKSSSLSSVRTPAQSANATNDRKWSRRDGVFRKPPLVPPAAPPGGVLVRRSDICLSSFYADAAENDNEDAGGWQAAASSGRGASACEASSVDENDNKVSPPGRGLAGRLQQLLTPTRHRAAVRRAASVDERRAGAGGRGPAATSARRVSEQRRSRKSQVAETLLKAKERLANAASESSLSLGSDAEPADTPRALRHSWDANQDAAGIEVLMSSCSRCRSCGCLVYDEEIMAGWTPDDSNLNSRCPFCAATFVPFLNAHICDLRPLGSHGEGETAARPPDEHPPLARCNGVGDDSAPESGATAVAVAYVSPLVLRKELESLLDHEGEAVLGQPQFLESHCIIFWNLLWFFQRLGLPSHLLRLVRVLVKPAQSEGACLRVRLLWDTLTPDPDSWPPLYVLWRLHSGVPVRGSRWRRHNHPFTLAFLEEVLRCVGMNEVHKAVALFLSTVDEARRHASAAPPLRRSVYRELLFLTLAAMGQDHAAAFDKKYKTAYSRLSGVMGKEELREKRAQPPGAKALDCRRSLQPLLQC; encoded by the exons atgaCGGAGGACAAATGCCCGCAGCTGGTGGACTACTTCGTGGTGGCGGGTCTGGACCCGGCGGGACCCTGGCGACCTCTGGACGAGGAGGCCAGGACCGCCGCCTCCACGCCGCCGGCGGGCCGTGGGGCGGAGCCGGTGACGGACCTGGTGGTCATCGCCCGCGGCTTGGGCGAGGAGGTGCCGCAGGGCTTCACGTGCATCGACAAGTCGCTGGGCGGCCACTCGGCCGAGCTGAGCGCTGGCCTCATCAACAACCCGCGCCTGTACCTCTGCTACAGGAGGGGCCGCGACAAGCCCCCCATTCTTGACCTCGG ggtGTTGTACGAGGGCAAGGAGCAGCCCAAGGCGGGCTGGTACGTGATCGAGACCACGCCCTACAGCCGCTCGGCCAGCCTGAGCTCGGGCGCCGGCCCGGCCACGCATCGCGTCTTCCTGACGTATCGGCGAGCCGCCGACGCGCAAGGCCTGCACTCGCTGGGCGTGACCGACATCGGCGTGCTGCTGCCCGGGAAGGGCGAGGCGGCGCCGCACACCTTCAGCCGCGTGGACAAGAACCTCAACACGGGCATG TGGGGTCCCGCCGTCTTCGTGTGCTACAAGCGAGCGGTGGCCAAAGCCAACGCGCTGGTCTACGAGGCGG GTCTGCTTAGCCGCTACCCGCCGCACGACCAGGACGCCTTCGCGCTGCCCGAGTCGGTGCCCGTCTTCTGCCTGCCGATGGGCGTGGCGCTGGAGAGCTGGCCCGCCGACGCCAAGTACCGCATGCCCGTCTTCTCCACCTTCGTGCTCACCTCGGCCAGCGGCGACAAG GTGTACGGCGCCGCCATCCAGTTCTACGAGGCCTTCCCCAGGGAGGTCCTGTCGGAGCGTCAGAACGTGCGTCTGGGCCTGCTCAGCGTGCTGGACCGCCGGCCCGTCCCGCAGCGCAGCCTGCAGGCCAAGAAGAGTATCTGCGTGCTCTCGCACTGGCCCTTCTTCGACGTCTTCCAGAAGTTTCTCACCTTCGTCTACCGATACTCCGTCTCCGGGCCCCACGTGCTGCCCCTCGAGAA GCACATCTCCAGCTTCATGCACAACGTTCCCTTCCCGTCCCCGCAGCGACCTCGCATCCTGGTTCAG CTGTCGCCGTATGACAACCTCCTCCTGTGCCAGCCCGTCTCCTCGCCGCTGCCCCTCAG CGGCGCCAGCTTCCTGAAGCTCCTGCAGAATCTGGGCCCGAGCAACGCCTGCACGCTGCTGCTGGCCGTGCTGACGGAGCACAAAGTCCTGCTGCACTCGCTGCGGCCCGACGTCCTGACGGCCGTCGCCGAGGCGCTGGTCTCCGTAAGAAACGCCGGCAGCGAGCGCCGGCAGCGAGCGCCGGCAGCGAGCGCCACCGCCAGCGCCGGccattcttttttccttttcttgtcTTTTGTCGTCGTTGGCGTGCAGATGACCTTCCCGCTGCGCTGGCTGTGCCCGTACATCCCGCTGTGCCCGCTCCAGATGTCGGAAGTGCTGCTGGCGCCGGTGCCCTTCATCGTGGGCGTGCACTCCAGCTACTTTGACCTGTACCGCCCCCCCGCCGACGTCTTCTGCGTGGACCTGGACACCAACACCCTCTTCCA GTCGGACGAGAAGAAGCCGTTGTCGTGGCGATCGTTACCCAGGAAAGCCGGCAAGACTCTCTTCGGCACCCTGGGCAACCTGCACAAGACCCTGGAGCAGA TCTGCTGCCCGGGTCAGGAGGAGGCCACGCTGGAGTTCCTGCTGACGGACTTCGACCAGATGTACCGGCGGCAGAAGCAGCTGGAGGCCGACATCCAGGAAGCCTTCCTGCGCTTCATGAGCGTCTTGCTGCGGGGCTACCGCGCCTTCCTCACGCCCATCACGCAGCCGCCCTCCGACACCGCCACCGACTGCGGTTCCCTCTTCAACCTGCAGG gCTTCCTGAAGTCCCGCGAGCGCACCCAGCAGAAGTTCTTCAGTCAGCTGACGCGCACGCAGATGTTCACGCAGTTCATCGAGGAGTGCTCCTTCGTCAGCGACCGCCACGCCTGCCTGGAGTTCTTCGACGAGTGCGTCCAGAAGGTCCGTCCGAGCCTCGCCGGCGCAAGCGACGCAAGCGAACGCTCGCTGGCGAACGCTCGCTGGCGGCCGCTCGCTGACGGCCGCCTGTGCCGGCAGGTGGACGTGGACAAGCCGGAGGACGTCCGTCTGGCGGACGTGGACGAGAGCCACTGCGGCGAGCGCACCGTCTTCATCATGCCGCCCGAGCAGCCCACGCAAGACGACGGCTCCGAGTGCCCCGCCCGCTACAG CTATGACACCTTCCCCACCTTGAGGGCGGAGCTCTTTGACCGGCCACTCGACCAACTGCGCGTCCCCGCCAAGGGCAGTGCGCCCAGTAGCCCCGCCCCCAGGCGCACCAAACAG GAGCTGAAGGTGGCGCAGCGCCGCGCGCTGACGTGCTGCGGCTCGTCCGACATGTGGTGCAAGTGCCTGCTGGGTCACATGTACGGCCTGTGGTTCATCTACTTGCCCACCTTCGTGCGCGCGCAGAGCGCCAAGGTGCCCGCCCTCCACGCCGCCTACGACGTCCTCAAGCACATGGAGGGCAGGAAGGTGCTGCTGCCCGACGAG GTGTGTTACAGGATCCTGATGCAGTTGTGCGGGCTGTACGGTCAGCCGGTGCTTGCCGTGCGCGTCCTCCTCGAGATGAAGAAGGCGGGCGTCACGCCCAACACCATCACGTACGGCTACTACAACAAG GCGGTCCTGGAGAGCAAATGGCCGTCCACCAATCGGGGCGGGCGCCTGCTCTGGGCCAAGTTGCGCAACGTGCTGCTGGCCGTCGCCCTCTTCAGGCAGCCCATCAAAATGCGAG ctgtcatggaggaggaggaggagcgcagGCCCCGCCCCCGCCTGCCTCTGATTCGTCAGGCCAGCTGGAGCGGCCTGAGCCAAAGCTCCAGCCGCGAATCTCTGACGGGATCCTTCGGCAAGAGCAGCAGCCTCAGCAGCGTCAGAACGCCGGCGCAGT CGGCAAACGCAACAAACGACAGGAAGTGGAGCCGCCGTGACGGCGTGTTCAGGAAGCCCCCCCTGGTGCCGCCCGCAGCGCCCCCCGGTGGCGTCCTGGTGCGTCGCAGCGACATCTGTTTGTCCAGCTTCTACGCCGACGCCGCCGAAAACGACAACGAGGACGCCGGCGGCTGGCAGGCGGCGGCCAGCTCGGGAAG AGGGGCGAGCGCGTGCGAGGCGTCGTCGGTGGACGAGAACGACAACAAGGTGTCGCCGCCCGGCCGAGGCCTGGCGGGACGACTGCAGCAGCTGCTGACGCCCACGCGGCACCGGGCGGCCGTCCGACGCGCCGCCAGCGTGGACGAGCGGCGGGCCGGCGCGGGAGGGCGAGGGCCCGCCGCAACTTCGGCCCGCCGAGTTTCCGAGCAGCGCCGGTCCAGGAAGTCGCAGGTGGCGGAAACGCTGCTGAAGGCCAAAGAGCGTCTGGCCAACGCCGCCTCGGAG AGCTCGCTGTCGCTGGGCAGCGACGCCGAGCCGGCGGACACGCCTCGAGCGCTGCGCCACTCGTGGGACGCCAATCAAGACGCGGCGGGGATCGAG GTTTTGATGTCGAGCTGCTCGCGGTGCCGCTCGTGCGGCTGCCTGGTGTACGACGAGGAGATCATGGCGGGATGGACGCCCGACGACTCCAACCTCAACTCCCGCTGCCCCTTTTGCGCCGCCACCTTCGTCCCCTTCCTCAACGCCCACATCTGCGACCTCCGACCCCTCGGCAG CCACGGCGAGGGCGAGACCGCCGCCCGGCCTCCCGACGAACATCCGCCCTTGGCGCGCTGCAACGGCGTGGGTGACGACTCCGCCCCCGAGAGCGGCGCGACGGCG GTGGCGGTGGCGTACGTGAGTCCGCTGGTGCTGCGGAAGGAGCTGGAAAGCCTCCTGGACCACGAGGGCGAGGCGGTGCTGGGCCAGCCGCAGTTCCTGGAGAGCCACTGCATCATCTTCTGGAACCTTCTGTGGTTCTTCCAGCGGCTCGGCCTGCCCAGCCACCTGCTGCGGCTCGTGCGAGTCCTCGTCAAGCCCGCGCAG tcggAGGGCGCGTGTCTCCGTGTGAGGCTCCTGTGGGACACCTTGACCCCCGACCCCGACTCGTGGCCCCCCCTCTACGTGCTGTGGCGTCTTCACA gCGGCGTGCCGGTGCGCGGCTCCCGCTGGCGGCGCCACAACCACCCCTTCACGCTGGCCTTCCTGGAGGAGGTCCTGCGTTGCGTCGGCATGAACGAGGTCCACAAGGCCGTCGCGCTCTTCCTCAGCACCGTCGACGAGGCGCGGCGGCACGCTTCTGCCGCGCCGCCGCTccgcag GAGCGTGTACCGAGAGTTGCTGTTCCTGACGCTGGCAGCCATGGGTCAAGATCACGCCG CCGCTTTCGACAAGAAGTACAAGACGGCGTACTCGCGCCTCAGCGGCGTCATGGGCAAAGAAGAGCTGCGCGAGAAGCGAGCGCAGCCTCCCGGCGCCAAAGCCCTGGACTGCAGACGCAGCTTGCAGCCGCTGCTCCAGTGCTGA